A region from the Gemmatimonadota bacterium genome encodes:
- a CDS encoding phytanoyl-CoA dioxygenase family protein → MPAHPTDAERFLFDTNGYLVLEDFLPNSLVDALNAALERTIAHRRAPGFHRTHEPAFSDKLDSANARVMHLLAEDPLFLDMLDYEPMMEYVRGLFNEMPHLHSTDAIYEIEPEEHHGKGWHTDGIQDGFRDFRPHIPLLQFKVGYYLSDMTEPDQANLTLVPGSHKSLVEPDGKNGMPGAVQVCGRPGTAVLFHNGVWHSAGPFTRHGGKRVILYYGYEHPWMLACAEQWRYDRDFLNSLTPRHRRFFHGFVFDPPEYRWG, encoded by the coding sequence ATGCCAGCACATCCCACGGACGCCGAACGCTTCCTATTCGACACGAACGGTTACCTGGTGCTGGAGGATTTCCTTCCGAATTCCCTGGTCGACGCGCTCAACGCCGCACTGGAGCGGACGATAGCGCACCGCCGCGCCCCAGGGTTCCATCGAACGCACGAGCCGGCCTTCTCCGACAAACTGGATTCGGCCAATGCGCGGGTCATGCACCTGCTGGCCGAAGATCCGCTCTTTCTGGACATGCTCGACTACGAGCCGATGATGGAATATGTCCGCGGTCTGTTCAACGAGATGCCCCACCTGCACTCGACCGACGCCATCTACGAGATCGAACCCGAAGAGCACCACGGAAAAGGCTGGCACACGGACGGGATACAGGACGGGTTTCGCGACTTCCGGCCGCACATCCCGCTATTGCAGTTCAAGGTGGGGTACTACCTGAGTGACATGACCGAACCCGACCAGGCCAACCTGACGCTGGTACCGGGCAGCCACAAGTCCCTGGTCGAGCCGGACGGGAAGAACGGCATGCCCGGTGCCGTGCAGGTCTGCGGACGGCCCGGTACGGCCGTGCTCTTCCACAACGGGGTGTGGCATTCGGCCGGCCCGTTCACGCGCCACGGGGGCAAGCGGGTGATCCTCTACTACGGCTACGAACACCCGTGGATGCTGGCGTGCGCGGAACAATGGCGGTACGACAGGGATTTCCTGAACAGCCTGACGCCCCGGCACCGGCGCTTCTTCCACGGTTTCGTATTCGATCCGCCTGAGTACCGCTGGGGTTGA
- a CDS encoding amidohydrolase family protein, whose translation MIYDGHAYCFPPPREIDGFDDRAEFRRHLQLFMAQARQQPVWRRGDRAPADATADAPADATGLYDPDRPWRFEGLRDADFRTGKHGLAEWTVDGVDYVKQALPPWTEDFSFPVEYLVAEMDYAGVDRALLHRTPYMGLDDGYIAECCRRYPERIQGLVQVPEWWIPDRTDEAIAKLERAIRVHRLSGLQFAPFHRPLYDLSPEWTGPDFDPFWTAVAGLDIPVFFTLGAVGSQSAYIEELRPLRTWMERFPDVDVIVTHGFPWRMFAERDRLNVPDEVYEAAPADHPRFHIQVLFAVFLQSRWDYPMPQMRSVLEKMVDRFGADRILWGTDIPIVLLHWTYRQSLDYVRRYCPFLDEGEMVAILGGNMARIMGVGRLAGKGRGGFVGNPGD comes from the coding sequence ATGATCTACGACGGACACGCCTATTGCTTTCCTCCACCGCGCGAAATCGACGGCTTCGACGATCGTGCCGAATTCCGGCGCCATCTGCAACTGTTCATGGCCCAGGCCCGGCAGCAACCCGTCTGGCGGCGCGGCGACCGCGCGCCTGCCGACGCAACGGCCGACGCTCCAGCCGACGCCACGGGGCTCTACGACCCCGATCGTCCCTGGCGCTTTGAGGGCCTGCGGGACGCGGACTTCCGCACCGGAAAACATGGCCTGGCCGAGTGGACGGTCGATGGCGTGGATTATGTCAAGCAGGCCCTGCCGCCGTGGACGGAGGACTTCTCCTTTCCCGTGGAGTACCTGGTGGCGGAGATGGACTACGCGGGCGTCGACCGCGCCCTCCTGCACCGCACGCCCTACATGGGGCTCGACGACGGTTACATCGCGGAATGCTGCCGCCGCTACCCGGAGCGGATCCAGGGACTGGTCCAGGTGCCTGAGTGGTGGATCCCCGACAGGACCGACGAGGCCATTGCGAAACTGGAACGGGCGATCCGCGTTCACAGGCTTTCAGGCCTTCAGTTCGCGCCCTTTCACCGGCCGCTTTATGACCTATCGCCCGAATGGACCGGGCCCGATTTCGACCCGTTCTGGACAGCGGTCGCCGGCCTGGATATACCGGTGTTTTTCACCCTCGGCGCGGTCGGATCGCAGTCCGCATACATCGAAGAGCTACGTCCGTTGCGTACCTGGATGGAGCGATTTCCCGATGTCGACGTGATCGTGACGCACGGATTCCCCTGGCGGATGTTTGCCGAACGCGACCGGCTGAACGTCCCCGACGAAGTGTACGAAGCCGCGCCCGCGGACCACCCCCGCTTCCACATCCAGGTCCTATTCGCCGTGTTCCTGCAGTCGCGCTGGGACTACCCCATGCCCCAGATGCGGTCCGTCCTGGAGAAAATGGTCGATCGTTTCGGCGCCGACCGCATCCTGTGGGGAACGGACATCCCCATCGTGCTGCTGCACTGGACCTATCGCCAGAGCCTGGACTATGTGAGGCGCTACTGCCCGTTCCTGGACGAGGGCGAGATGGTGGCGATCCTCGGTGGCAATATGGCGCGGATCATGGGAGTGGGCAGGTTGGCCGGGAAGGGACGAGGCGGGTTTGTCGGAAACCCCGGCGACTAG